The proteins below come from a single Thunnus thynnus chromosome 10, fThuThy2.1, whole genome shotgun sequence genomic window:
- the LOC137190848 gene encoding uncharacterized protein isoform X1, with translation MKCWIICTEKWGKTLGEKMICRILLLISLTSCVCGTFVLNVTETSYQAEENHNITLEWMFTTKTDNSSTVLIINCQLLTDVKPLVLYHLYEGVEDSEFQDGQFAGRVQCDKDALREGRIRLHVSRLRTDDSGLYQCEVKTDYGWNRGKGRLNVTAARDWPEPETPNTASRERIGLYCVLGLTAAAISVLAVYSFTLCLLNKIYTRSSGGFQKTCSSADGSEERV, from the exons ATGAAGTGTTGGATTATTTGTACAGAAAAGTGGGGCAAAACTCTCGG gGAGAAGATGATCTGCAGGATCCTTCTGCTCATCAGCCTGACCTcctgtgtctgtg GAACATTTGTATTGAACGTCACAGAGACCTCCTACCAGGCAGAGGAGAACCACAACATCACACTggaatggatgtttacaaccaaAACTGACAATTCCTCCACCGTACTTATAATTAATTGTCAACTGTTAACTGATGTTAAACCCTTGGTCCTGTATCATCTATATGAGGGTGTTGAGGACTCAGAGTTTCAGGATGGACAGTTTGCAGGACGAGTTCAGTGTGACAAAGACGCCCTCAGAGAAGGACgaatcagacttcatgtgtccagACTCAGGACTGATGACTCAGGTCTGTATCAGtgtgaagtgaaaacagattATGGTTGGAACAGAGGAAAAGGCCGGCTCAATGTCACTG CAGCGAGGGATTGGCCTGAACCTGAGACACCAAACACAGCGAGTCGGGAAAGGATCGGCCTCTACTGTGTACTgggactgacagcagcagctataTCTGTACTGGctgtttattcattcactctctgCCTGTTAAACAAGATTTATACTCGGTCCAGTGGTGGATTTCAGAAAACTTGCAGCTCAGCAGATGGATCAGAGGAAAGAGTTTGA
- the LOC137190848 gene encoding uncharacterized protein isoform X2 → MKCWIICTEKEKMICRILLLISLTSCVCGTFVLNVTETSYQAEENHNITLEWMFTTKTDNSSTVLIINCQLLTDVKPLVLYHLYEGVEDSEFQDGQFAGRVQCDKDALREGRIRLHVSRLRTDDSGLYQCEVKTDYGWNRGKGRLNVTAARDWPEPETPNTASRERIGLYCVLGLTAAAISVLAVYSFTLCLLNKIYTRSSGGFQKTCSSADGSEERV, encoded by the exons ATGAAGTGTTGGATTATTTGTACAGAAAA gGAGAAGATGATCTGCAGGATCCTTCTGCTCATCAGCCTGACCTcctgtgtctgtg GAACATTTGTATTGAACGTCACAGAGACCTCCTACCAGGCAGAGGAGAACCACAACATCACACTggaatggatgtttacaaccaaAACTGACAATTCCTCCACCGTACTTATAATTAATTGTCAACTGTTAACTGATGTTAAACCCTTGGTCCTGTATCATCTATATGAGGGTGTTGAGGACTCAGAGTTTCAGGATGGACAGTTTGCAGGACGAGTTCAGTGTGACAAAGACGCCCTCAGAGAAGGACgaatcagacttcatgtgtccagACTCAGGACTGATGACTCAGGTCTGTATCAGtgtgaagtgaaaacagattATGGTTGGAACAGAGGAAAAGGCCGGCTCAATGTCACTG CAGCGAGGGATTGGCCTGAACCTGAGACACCAAACACAGCGAGTCGGGAAAGGATCGGCCTCTACTGTGTACTgggactgacagcagcagctataTCTGTACTGGctgtttattcattcactctctgCCTGTTAAACAAGATTTATACTCGGTCCAGTGGTGGATTTCAGAAAACTTGCAGCTCAGCAGATGGATCAGAGGAAAGAGTTTGA
- the LOC137190848 gene encoding coxsackievirus and adenovirus receptor homolog isoform X4 gives MICRILLLISLTSCVCGTFVLNVTETSYQAEENHNITLEWMFTTKTDNSSTVLIINCQLLTDVKPLVLYHLYEGVEDSEFQDGQFAGRVQCDKDALREGRIRLHVSRLRTDDSGLYQCEVKTDYGWNRGKGRLNVTAARDWPEPETPNTASRERIGLYCVLGLTAAAISVLAVYSFTLCLLNKIYTRSSGGFQKTCSSADGSEERV, from the exons ATGATCTGCAGGATCCTTCTGCTCATCAGCCTGACCTcctgtgtctgtg GAACATTTGTATTGAACGTCACAGAGACCTCCTACCAGGCAGAGGAGAACCACAACATCACACTggaatggatgtttacaaccaaAACTGACAATTCCTCCACCGTACTTATAATTAATTGTCAACTGTTAACTGATGTTAAACCCTTGGTCCTGTATCATCTATATGAGGGTGTTGAGGACTCAGAGTTTCAGGATGGACAGTTTGCAGGACGAGTTCAGTGTGACAAAGACGCCCTCAGAGAAGGACgaatcagacttcatgtgtccagACTCAGGACTGATGACTCAGGTCTGTATCAGtgtgaagtgaaaacagattATGGTTGGAACAGAGGAAAAGGCCGGCTCAATGTCACTG CAGCGAGGGATTGGCCTGAACCTGAGACACCAAACACAGCGAGTCGGGAAAGGATCGGCCTCTACTGTGTACTgggactgacagcagcagctataTCTGTACTGGctgtttattcattcactctctgCCTGTTAAACAAGATTTATACTCGGTCCAGTGGTGGATTTCAGAAAACTTGCAGCTCAGCAGATGGATCAGAGGAAAGAGTTTGA